The Anopheles coluzzii chromosome 2, AcolN3, whole genome shotgun sequence genome window below encodes:
- the LOC125906820 gene encoding uncharacterized protein LOC125906820 codes for MGPKKARGCKACGNQVDDTLYVQCDECDAWWHFSCAGITASVEAVEKCAWLCEECARKTLREQSSPRGGNKEPKEGTSKHVDGDLVHNLSLEAATDGEARPVTNPQRRPLLSLDEANDEIAPGTSTHVAGGPVHNLNQDAATEGGVRPVMTPKRRPLSSLDEADGGKTSVSSNIVHRGSCPNLNLDAASDDVARQLAVLKRRQEVEKRRMELELQLKFVQEEEALLGFGENKSFSISPQLNSFQTEKRTVKRSEEEKEEPDLTPRQEAARHMVSKELPVFSGDPAEWPIFISHYEYTTRRCGYSNWENMLRLQKCLKGPALEAVRSRLVLPDVVPQVIEKLRSKYGRPVHLIKTFIEKVRKIPAPQTDKLDSLVEYGEAVQCMVDHMVAAGERAHITNPLLLQEVVGKLPTDQQLRWSHHIRGMTSVDLSTFSDYMEDLAEDAARLTTIDSPSVRGTSKGRPTKGYVHAHVDPDGATTSSAAERQCVSCNVAGHVLSTCTNFRGLPVKDRWRRARELSVCFSCLEKHNWRSCKNRSRCGINDCAFRHHALLHDPDASIESPSTADRERRHFPRTSGSQTHQVINNYHQSNPMSALFRIVPVTAYGPGVMIKTFAFLDEGSSMTLMDEDLAKQLGVKGDRRPLCIKWTGDTTRVEPASMMIDLQIGPVTSTKRFTLKAVRTVTSLSLPQQTFTMDDKRWDHLKQLPLPEYRDARPQLLIGLDNLRLAVPLKTREGLAGEPVAVKTRLGWCVYGKTAESQIGRVLHMCECGASDENTTIQGALRKFYELEQLGTVSSDVPDPDERRALTILETTTVRIGNRFESGLLWKTDNVELPSSLGMARRRLECLERRMERDPKLKTVVHHHIADMMEKGYIHKATSAELAECNSKRIWYLPLGVITNPKKPGKVRIIWDAAAKVQGTSLNDMLLKGPDELISLPGVLFRFRMYGIAVCADVKEMFLQIRMRDEDKHAQRFLWREDPADDIATYFVDVVTFGSACSPATAQYVKNRNAREHAEKYPRAVRGILTSTYVDDYLDSFGTLEEASRVSREVRGIFSNGGFVLRNWVSNNPVVLERLGGESSSPGMKSLTSTTDDGERVLGLRWNPSSDQLSFYTQACVGMAEIFETERTPTKREVLKCVMSLFDPLGLLANFTIHGRILIQDLWRAGTGWDEAISPSQMRDWRRWVDVFPLIAQLRIPRCYFPEAREKVYENAELHLFVDASQLAYACVLYLRVVDSEGEPHCTMLCGKAKVAPLKPLTIAKMELQACLLGARLLKSTEQHHPIPVKKRVLWTDSTVALSWIHADPRNYRPFVANRVAEIQENTNVNEWRWVPTQDNPADEATKWKGRANFNWDGIWFQGPSFLLQDEESWPTRRLVSTTPEEEIRRVNLHLRRFVARRGAPVEVFSDNGTNFVGASQQLRKEIDERNDALAATFTNANTRWTFNPPGAPHMGGVWERMVRSVKAAMSTMTELQRTPDDETLLTVIVEAEGMINTRPLTYIPLESADQESLTPNHFLLGSSSGVKQRPVAPTSLQTGLRSNWKMVQHILDGFWRRWIKEYLPVLARQSKWFETVQQPL; via the exons ATGGGACCGAAGAAAGCACGTGGTTGCAAGGCTTGCGGTAACCAGGTCGACGACACTTTGTACGTGCAGTGCGATGAATGTGATGCGTGGTGGCACTTCTCGTGTGCCGGTATAACGGCATCCGTAGAAGCCGTGGAGAAATGTGCGTGGTTGTGCGAGGAGTGTGCCAGGAAGACGCTAAGAGAGCAATCATCGCCACGCGGGGGCAATAAGGAGCCCAAGGAAGGAACCTCGAAACACGTGGATGGGGATCTCGTTCATAACCTTAGTTTGGAAGCAGCGACGGATGGCGAGGCGCGCCCGGTTACAAACCCACAGAGGCGGCCGCTTTTATCGCTCGATGAGGCCAACGACGAGATAGCGCCAGGAACATCGACCCACGTGGCAGGGGGACCCGTACATAACCTCAACCAGGATGCTGCGACGGAAGGCGGGGTGCGCCCGGTCATGACACCAAAGAGGCGACCGCTTTCATCGCTCGATGAGGCCGACGGAGGTAAAACGTCTGTCTCATCGAACATCGTGCACAGAGGATCGTGTCCTAACCTCAACCTGGATGCGGCAAGTGATGACGTGGCACGTCAACTCGCCGTGCTGAAGCGGCGACAGGAGGTGGAGAAACGGCGCATGGAGCTTGAACTGCAGCTGAAGTTCGTGCAGGAGGAAGAGGCACTTCTCGGGTTTGGGGAAAATAAgtctttttcaatttcaccacAACTTAACTCTTTTCAGACTGAAAAGAGAACAGTGAAACgcagcgaagaagaaaaagaggaacCAGACCTAACTCCACGACAAGAGGCTGCGCGGCACATGGTTTCTAAAGAGCTCCCAGTTTTCTCCGGTGATCCCGCTGAGTGGCCAATTTTTATATCGCACTACGAGTATACTACCAGGCGATGTGGATACTCGAATTGGGAGAATATGCTGCGCCTGCAAAAGTGCCTGAAAGGACCTGCCCTCGAAGCTGTTCGGAGTCGATTGGTGTTACCGGACGTAGTTCCGCAGGTCATCGAGAAGCTACGTTCCAAATATGGGCGGCCGGTGCacttaattaaaacattcatcGAGAAGGTGCGGAAGATTCCGGCACCCCAAACTGACAAGCTGGACAGTTTAGTCGAGTATGGGGAAGCAGTGCAGTGTATGGTGGACCATATGGTTGCGGCTGGTGAACGTGCGCATATCACCAACCCGCTCTTGCTGCAAGAGGTGGTCGGCAAGTTACCAACGGATCAACAGTTACGTTGGTCGCATCACATCCGCGGAATGACCTCGGTAGATCTGTCCACATTCAGCGACTACATGGAGGATTTGGCTGAAGACGCTGCGAGGCTGACGACAATTGACTCTCCTTCAGTGCGCGGGACCAGCAAGGGAAGGCCTACGAAGGGCTACGTCCACGCGCACGTGGATCCAGATGGAGCGACAACGTCAAGCGCGGCTGAGAGGCAGTGTGTATCCTGTAACGTCGCGGGGCATGTATTGTCGACATGCACTAATTTTCGAGGACTGCCGGTAAAGGATCGATGGAGGCGAGCGCGTGAGCTATCGGTGTGCTTTAGCTGCCTGGAGAAGCACAATTGGCGATCGTGCAAAAATCGCTCTCGTTGTGGAATCAACGATTGTGCATTCCGACATCACGCGCTTCTACACGACCCGGATGCATCAATAGAGTCGCCTTCTACTGCAGACCGAGAACGGCGGCACTTCCCGAGAACCAGTGGAAGTCAGACGCACCaggtaataaataattatcatCAGTCGAATCCGATGTCGGCGCTTTTTAGAATCGTTCCAGTAACAGCGTATGGACCCGGAGTGATGATAAAAACCTTCGCGTTCCTGGACGAAGGTTCGTCAATGACGCTGATGGACGAAGACCTGGCAAAGCAGTTAGGGGTGAAGGGAGATAGACGACCTCTATGTATCAAGTGGACAGGTGATACGACTAGGGTCGAGCCGGCGTCGATGATGATCGATTTACAGATCGGACCTGTGACGTCGACAAAAAGGTTCACCCTGAAAGCTGTGCGGACTGTCACCAGCCTTAGCCTCCCACAGCAAACTTTCACGATGGATGACAAGAGATGGGACCATCTTAAGCAGCTGCCATTACCAGAGTACCGTGATGCTCGGCCTCAGTTGTTGATCGGGCTGGACAACCTTCGATTGGCGGTGCCGCTGAAGACGCGTGAAGGCCTTGCAGGGGAACCGGTTGCCGTAAAGACTCGGCTTGGATGGTGCGTGTACGGAAAGACGGCTGAAAGCCAAATCGGAAGGGTGCTGCATATGTGCGAGTGTGGAGCATCGGACGAAAACACCACCATCCAGGGGGCCTTACGCAAGTTTTATGAGTTGGAGCAACTCGGGACTGTCTCCAGTGACGTGCCTGATCCAGATGAACGAAGGGCACTGACGATCCTGGAAACAACGACGGTGCGGATTGGTAATCGGTTTGAAAGCGGTCTGTTGTGGAAGACAGACAACGTGGAGCTTCCTTCGAGCTTGGGTATGGCGCGTCGCAGGCTGGAATGCCTGGAAAGAAGAATGGAACGTGACCCTAAGCTGAAAACCGTGGTGCACCATCACATAGCCGATATGATGGAAAAGGGTTACATCCACAAGGCAACGTCTGCTGAGCTTGCAGAGTGTAATTCGAAGCGAATTTGGTACCTGCCGTTGGGAGTGATTACCAATCCGAAGAAGCCAGGGAAGGTGCGCATCATCTGGGACGCCGCTGCTAAGGTACAAGGTACGTCCCTAAATGACATGTTGCTGAAGGGGCCGGACGAGTTAATTTCTTTGCCAGGGGTGCTTTTCCGGTTTCGAATGTACGGGATAGCGGTGTGCGCTGATGTCAAGGAAATGTTCCTGCAAATACGCATGCGCGACGAAGACAAGCATGCGCAGCGGTTCCTGTGGCGGGAAGATCCTGCTGACGATATCGCAACATATTTCGTGGACGTCGTTACCTTTGGGTCAGCCTGCTCCCCAGCCACCGCACAATACGTGAAAAACCGGAACGCCAGGGAACATGCCGAAAAATACCCTCGTGCCGTACGTGGCATCTTGACCAGCACGTATGTCGACGACTATTTGGATAGTTTCGGAACACTCGAAGAAGCCAGTCGAGTATCCAGAGAAGTCAGGGGAATCTTCTCGAACGGCGGGTTCGTACTCCGGAACTGGGTTTCCAACAATCCGGTTGTTTTAGAACGGCTGGGCGGCGAAAGCTCCAGTCCCGGTATGAAGAGTTTGACCTCTACGACGGATGATGGAGAACGGGTGCTCGGATTGCGATGGAACCCGAGCTCGGACCAATTGTCCTTTTACACGCAGGCGTGCGTGGGAATGGCGGAGATATTTGAGACAGAGCGTACCCCTACCAAGCGAGAAGTGCTCAAATGCGTGATGTCACTTTTTGATCCGCTTGGACTGTTGGCAAATTTTACCATCCATGGAAGGATCTTGATTCAAGACCTTTGGCGAGCTGGTACCGGTTGGGATGAGGCCATCAGTCCCAGTCAAATGCGAGATTGGCGTAGATGGGTGGATGTTTTTCCTCTGATAGCCCAGCTTAGGATTCCGAGGTGCTACTTCCCGGAGGCACGAGAGAAAGTGTACGAGAATGCGGAGCTACACTTGTTTGTGGATGCCAGCCAGCTAGCGTACGCTTGCGTGCTGTATTTACGGGTCGTCGATTCTGAAGGAGAACCGCATTGTACCATGCTATGCGGAAAGGCAAAGGTTGCTCCTCTGAAGCCTTTGACGATAGCAAAGATGGAGTTACAAGCCTGCTTGTTAGGTGCACGGCTTCTGAAGTCCACGGAACAGCATCACCCGATTCCTGTTAAAAAACGGGTGCTCTGGACGGACAGCACGGTGGCGCTATCATGGATACATGCCGACCCTAGGAATTACAGGCCATTTGTCGCGAATAGAGTGGCGGAGATTCAGGAGAACACCAACGTGAATGAGTGGCGATGGGTGCCCACTCAGGACAATCCAGCAGACGAAGCTACCAAATGGAAAGGGCGTGCGAACTTCAACTGGGATGGCATTTGGTTCCAGGGTCCATCATTTCTGCTGCAGGATGAAGAGTCTTGGCCGACGAGAAGACTCGTTTCAACTACTCCGGAGGAAGAGATACGGCGGGTCAACCTTCACC TGAGACGCTTTGTGGCCAGGAGAGGCGCTCCCGTTGAGGTGTTCAGCGACAACGGGACGAATTTCGTGGGAGCCAGCCAGCAGCTAAGGAAGGAAATCGACGAGCGCAACGATGCCTTAGCTGCGACCTTTACCAACGCGAACACCCGATGGACGTTCAACCCCCCTGGCGCACCCCATATGGGAGGGGTATGGGAACGCATGGTGCGATCGGTGAAGGCTGCGATGAGTACTATGACAGAACTACAGCGTACACCTGATGACGAGACGCTGCTTACGGTGATAGTGGAAGCGGAGGGAATGATCAACACACGCCCACTGACGTACATCCCGCTGGAATCGGCGGATCAGGAGTCTCTTACTCCTAACCACTTCTTGCTGGGCAGTTCATCGGGAGTGAAGCAGAGACCGGTGGCACCGACTAGCCTTCAGACGGGGTTACGGAGCAACTGGAAAATGGTGCAACATATCCTGGACGGGTTTTGGAGACGGTGGATAAAAGAGTATCTTCCGGTGTTGGCACGGCAAAGCAAATGGTTTGAGACT GTGCAACAACCATTATAA